The Gordonia mangrovi genome includes the window CGAGGTCCTTGGTCAGGTAATGCGTGATGCGCTCGGCGTATACATCTGCCTCCTCGCCGGACGCGGCGATGTAGCGGGCGGCGGCGCTGCCGCCACTGGAGTCGGCGAGCAGATCGAGCAGCGCCGTCTCGTCGATCCCGAGCTTCTCGGCTGATCGCAAGGCGGACAATGTCAGCTGTGTGCATGCGGCGAACAGGGTGTTGTTGATCAGCTTGGCCGACAGTGCGGTACCCAATGCTCCGGTGCGATGGATACGGGCGGCGTACGCGCCGGCAACCGCTGCGGCACGGCCCACCGGTTCGGTGTCGCCGGCGAGCATGACGGTGAGCTCTCCGCGGCGGATGATGGCCGGGGTACCGCTGAAGGGAGCTTCCACGACCGACACCGAACCGGCCCGCCCGATCTGTTCGAGCCGACGGATGGTGTGCGGACTGCCGGTGGTGTGTGACATGAACACCGATCCGGCGGGCATCTGGTCGACGATCGTCGGTGCGACCTCGAGTAGCTGGGTGTCGTCGAAGACGCAGGCGATGACGACGTCGGCGTCGGCAACCGCCTCGACGCGCGGCGGAGTCCGGGCGCCGAGGCGGGCGAGACGTTCGCGAACCTCGGGGCGCCGGGCGAAGACCGACGTCGGGTGACCGGCGTCGAGTAGACGCTCGACCATCGGCTCACCGATCTTTCCGGGCCCGACGAATCCGATGCGGAAGTGGTCCATGGTGTCCTTCGGGAGAGGTTTGGGTGGTTCGGGGTCGATCGGCATCAGCCGGAGGCGACGCCCCAGACCATCGTCTTGGTCTGGAGGAACTCGTCCATTCCTGCCGCACCGCGCTCGCGACCCAGGCCGCTGCGTTTGTAGCCGCCGAACGGCCCCTCGGGGCTGAGACCGCCACCGCCGCCGTTGATCGTGACGTACCCGGTTCGCAGGCCCTGGCCAAGCTGATACGCACGTACCGGATCTCGTGCCCACACTCCGCCGGCCAGTCCGTAGTCGCTGTCGTTGGCGATCTTGATCGCCTCCTCGTCGTCGTCGAAGGGCATCACGATCATCACCGGTCCGAAGAACTCGCGACGGGCGATGGTCATGGAGTTGTCGACGTCGACGAACAGGGTCGGTTCGACGTAGAAGCCCTTGTCGAGATGGGCCGGGCGGCCTCCGCCGAAGGCGATGGTCGCTCCCTCCTCGACGCCGGTCGCGATGAGTGCCTCGACGCGATCACGCTGTGCGGCGCTGCCGAGTGGGCCCATCGTCGTCTCCGGCCGAGCCGGGTCGCCGACCGTGACCCCGGCCAATGCGCCCGTGAGCATCTCGACCAACTCGTCGTAGCGCGAACGGTGCACGAGCGTCCGGGTGAGGTAGGCGCACCCTTGTCCGGCATGCAGGATGGTGTCACGGACAACGCCACTGATCGCCCGGCTCAGGTCGGCATCGTCGCAGATGATGTTCGCGGACTTGCCGCCGAGTTCGAGCACGACCTTCTTGAGTGTTGGCGCGGCCTGTTCGAACACTTTCCGGCCCACCTCATCCGACCCGGTGAAGCTCACCACGTCCACCATCGGGTTCGAGGTCAGTTCGGCAGCCGCCGCGGTGTCACCGGTCACGATGTTGAGCACCCCGTCCGGAAGCCCTGCCTCCTGGGCGATCTCGCCCAGGATGAACGCCTCCAGCGGCGTGTTCGGGGCCGGCTTGAGCACCGTCGTGCATCCGGCTGCCAGCGCGGGCCCGAGTTTCATCAGGTTGAGGTAGAACGGGAAGTTATACGCGGAGACCAGCGCCGCCACGCCGAACGGCTCACGCCGGATGACTCCCTGACCGATGCCCATACCCACGTGTGGCGGCAACGGCGTCTCCATCGGAAATGTGAGCAGCACGCGTTCTGCCATGTCGCGGAAGTGGGCGATGGGTATCCCGGTTTGAAACGACGACGCACCGGGGCGCGTGCAGCCGGTTTCGGCGATGTTCAGGTCGATGATCTCGTCCTGGCGCTTCTCCATCACCTCGGCCATGCGCACGAGCACCGCGGACCGTTCCCGGACAGACATCCGCGGCCAGGGCCCATCGTCGAACGCCGTGCGGGCTGCCTCGATCGCGCGGATGGTGTCAGCGCGGCTGCCGGCCGGGGCGACACCGATGACCTCCTCGTTGGCCGGATTGACCACCGACTGCACTCCGCCGGTCTCGCCATCGATCCACTCGCCACCGATGAACAGCTGACGATACTCCTTGAGCATGGTTGTGATCCTCACACTGGTGTCATCATGGACAACGCCTATTGGGCTGCGCGTCAGGTGAATCGGCTGGCTACTTCAGCGAGTAGGCATTGGTGTGCACGAGCGCGGCGCCCGCGTCGACCTTGAGTTGCAGCCCGGTCACGTACTGCGAATCGTCGGACGCCAGGAACAGAACGGCCTTGCTGATGTCCTCCGGCTCCACCCAGGGCACGTTCATCGGCTGTGTGGTCGCGAACGCGGCCACCACGTCGTCGGCCGCAGGCGCCTCGAGGTCGGGGCGGAACACCTTGTACATCGGCTCGCTCTGGAGCATGTCGGTGTTGCAGTTGGTCGGGTGCACACAGTTGACCCGGATCTTCTCCGGTGCCAGCGCCAGCGCGCAGTCGTGGACATAGGTGGCCACCGCACGCTTGGAGTGGCTGTAGCCGAAACCGCCTGCGCCCAGAACGTCTGTCCCGCTGCCCTTCATCAGCGCGGCAACCGAACCCGTCGCAATGATCGATGCCCCCGC containing:
- a CDS encoding NAD(P)-dependent oxidoreductase; the protein is MPIDPEPPKPLPKDTMDHFRIGFVGPGKIGEPMVERLLDAGHPTSVFARRPEVRERLARLGARTPPRVEAVADADVVIACVFDDTQLLEVAPTIVDQMPAGSVFMSHTTGSPHTIRRLEQIGRAGSVSVVEAPFSGTPAIIRRGELTVMLAGDTEPVGRAAAVAGAYAARIHRTGALGTALSAKLINNTLFAACTQLTLSALRSAEKLGIDETALLDLLADSSGGSAAARYIAASGEEADVYAERITHYLTKDLAAASSAADDLGADIDNLLAATRLGPMRLLAEPAPTPVDVR
- a CDS encoding aldehyde dehydrogenase family protein, whose protein sequence is MLKEYRQLFIGGEWIDGETGGVQSVVNPANEEVIGVAPAGSRADTIRAIEAARTAFDDGPWPRMSVRERSAVLVRMAEVMEKRQDEIIDLNIAETGCTRPGASSFQTGIPIAHFRDMAERVLLTFPMETPLPPHVGMGIGQGVIRREPFGVAALVSAYNFPFYLNLMKLGPALAAGCTTVLKPAPNTPLEAFILGEIAQEAGLPDGVLNIVTGDTAAAAELTSNPMVDVVSFTGSDEVGRKVFEQAAPTLKKVVLELGGKSANIICDDADLSRAISGVVRDTILHAGQGCAYLTRTLVHRSRYDELVEMLTGALAGVTVGDPARPETTMGPLGSAAQRDRVEALIATGVEEGATIAFGGGRPAHLDKGFYVEPTLFVDVDNSMTIARREFFGPVMIVMPFDDDEEAIKIANDSDYGLAGGVWARDPVRAYQLGQGLRTGYVTINGGGGGLSPEGPFGGYKRSGLGRERGAAGMDEFLQTKTMVWGVASG
- a CDS encoding mycofactocin-coupled SDR family oxidoreductase is translated as MGKLDGKIAVVTGAGRGQGRSHAITLAAAGADIIALDLCADIATNSYPLAGREDLDETRRFVEKEGRRCVAEVADVRDPQQLRAAIDKGVGELGGLHIVVANAGICPLGDVPRQAFIDAVDVDLVGVLNTVSAAYPHLSAGASIIATGSVAALMKGSGTDVLGAGGFGYSHSKRAVATYVHDCALALAPEKIRVNCVHPTNCNTDMLQSEPMYKVFRPDLEAPAADDVVAAFATTQPMNVPWVEPEDISKAVLFLASDDSQYVTGLQLKVDAGAALVHTNAYSLK